A region from the Bdellovibrio bacteriovorus genome encodes:
- a CDS encoding ABC transporter ATP-binding protein, with protein sequence MRPSAHIEIEHVHKVFKGDGGDVVALKDITFDIQPGEFVCLLGPSGCGKSTLLNAIAGFSLPTEGQIKVEQKLISEPGPDRGMVFQEYALFPWMTVEENIVFGLKIRKENPDKITKKLDDLLRILKLTDFKKRFPKDLSGGMRQRVAIARVLALDSPIMLMDEPFGALDALTRRSLQDELLKIWSEFKKTIVFVTHSIEESIYLADRIIVMSYRPGTVKRDIHVGIQRPRNPASPEFNALKKELSELVMAEQNRFEEAQLRGTTGD encoded by the coding sequence ATGAGACCTTCAGCCCATATCGAAATCGAACATGTTCATAAGGTGTTTAAAGGTGACGGCGGCGACGTCGTGGCCTTAAAGGATATCACCTTTGATATTCAACCAGGCGAGTTTGTGTGCCTCTTAGGACCGTCGGGCTGTGGCAAAAGTACTTTACTCAACGCCATTGCCGGTTTCTCTTTGCCGACCGAGGGACAAATCAAAGTTGAGCAAAAGCTGATTTCAGAACCCGGTCCTGACCGCGGTATGGTCTTTCAAGAGTATGCTCTTTTCCCATGGATGACGGTGGAAGAAAACATCGTCTTCGGTCTTAAGATTCGTAAAGAGAATCCAGATAAAATCACCAAGAAGTTGGATGATCTTCTAAGAATTTTAAAACTGACCGATTTCAAAAAACGTTTCCCTAAAGATCTTTCCGGAGGAATGAGGCAACGTGTGGCCATTGCAAGGGTCCTGGCCTTGGATTCGCCGATTATGTTGATGGATGAACCGTTTGGTGCCTTAGACGCCCTCACTCGACGAAGTCTGCAAGATGAGCTTTTAAAAATTTGGAGTGAGTTTAAAAAGACCATTGTCTTTGTGACTCACTCGATTGAAGAGTCGATCTATCTTGCGGATAGAATCATCGTTATGAGCTATCGACCGGGAACGGTGAAGCGAGATATTCATGTGGGAATTCAACGCCCACGCAACCCAGCCTCGCCCGAATTCAATGCGCTTAAAAAAGAATTGTCCGAGTTAGTGATGGCAGAACAAAACCGCTTTGAAGAAGCTCAACTGCGCGGGACGACCGGAGATTAA
- a CDS encoding ABC transporter permease: protein MILKNWSSSLKGIWVPFLVIALWELVVRAGWVNPQVLPAPSSVLIKWYEYLLPYEPYDPAKESYFSWMFSGELIRDLISSTYRVAVGFLIGAGLALPLGLMMGASTHVYDYLNPLIQVLRPIPPIAYIPLAILWFGLGDPPAVFLIALGAFFPVLMNTIVGVRAVDSIYIRAAKNLGATPGVMFMKVILPAAMPYILSGVRIGIGTGFICMIVAEMIAVNNGLGYRILEAREFFWSDKIIAGMFSIGLLGLAIDSAVSKLNNYLLRWHRGLE, encoded by the coding sequence ATCATTTTGAAGAATTGGTCCTCATCTTTAAAGGGTATTTGGGTTCCTTTTTTGGTCATCGCCCTTTGGGAGCTGGTGGTGCGCGCGGGCTGGGTCAACCCTCAAGTTCTTCCGGCACCGTCATCCGTTCTTATCAAATGGTATGAATACTTATTACCTTATGAACCCTATGATCCCGCCAAGGAATCCTATTTTTCCTGGATGTTTTCAGGGGAACTTATTCGCGATTTGATCTCAAGCACCTATCGCGTCGCCGTGGGATTTCTGATCGGAGCGGGCTTAGCTTTGCCATTGGGTCTTATGATGGGGGCGAGCACTCACGTCTATGATTACCTCAATCCTTTAATTCAAGTGTTAAGACCCATTCCACCGATTGCGTATATTCCGCTGGCGATTTTGTGGTTCGGTCTGGGCGATCCTCCCGCTGTCTTTCTGATAGCCTTGGGAGCCTTCTTTCCTGTTTTGATGAATACGATTGTGGGTGTGCGTGCTGTCGATAGCATTTACATTCGCGCCGCCAAGAATCTGGGAGCCACTCCCGGAGTCATGTTTATGAAGGTGATCTTGCCCGCAGCCATGCCGTACATCTTAAGCGGTGTACGCATCGGTATTGGAACGGGATTTATCTGTATGATCGTCGCTGAAATGATCGCGGTGAATAATGGCCTGGGCTATCGCATTCTTGAAGCGCGCGAATTCTTTTGGTCCGACAAAATTATTGCCGGTATGTTTTCTATCGGTCTTTTGGGACTCGCCATCGACTCTGCCGTTAGCAAATTAAATAACTATCTTTTGCGCTGGCATCGGGGGCTTGAATGA